A part of Tardiphaga sp. vice304 genomic DNA contains:
- a CDS encoding lectin, which translates to MPASFSTLSRLGLCAGALTLSFAVQPAFAQGADTSFFVTSTSIGNGGNLGGLAGADNQCQTLAQAAGAGAKTWRAYLSTQAADGMPAINAKDRIGTGPWKNAKGVVIAKDVAELHGANNLTKQTALSEKGEIINGRGDTPNRHDILTGSQADGTAFAPGEDRTCKNWTSSVQGAAMVGHADRIGLNEEPPAKSWNMSHPSRGPDGGCSQADLKSTGGDGLLYCFAAN; encoded by the coding sequence ATGCCCGCTTCGTTCAGCACGCTTTCCCGGCTCGGCCTGTGTGCCGGCGCCCTCACTTTATCGTTCGCTGTGCAGCCCGCGTTCGCACAGGGCGCCGACACCAGCTTCTTCGTCACCAGCACCAGCATCGGTAACGGCGGCAATCTCGGCGGACTCGCCGGCGCCGACAACCAGTGCCAGACGCTGGCGCAGGCCGCGGGCGCCGGTGCCAAGACCTGGCGCGCTTATTTGTCGACCCAGGCGGCCGACGGCATGCCGGCCATCAATGCCAAGGATCGCATCGGCACGGGACCATGGAAGAACGCCAAGGGCGTGGTGATCGCCAAGGATGTCGCCGAACTGCACGGCGCCAACAACCTCACCAAGCAGACCGCGCTCAGCGAAAAGGGCGAAATCATCAACGGCCGCGGCGACACGCCGAACCGCCATGACATCCTGACCGGCTCACAGGCCGACGGCACCGCCTTCGCGCCCGGAGAAGACCGCACCTGCAAGAACTGGACATCCAGCGTGCAGGGCGCCGCGATGGTTGGCCATGCCGACCGCATCGGCCTTAACGAGGAGCCGCCGGCCAAGTCCTGGAACATGTCGCACCCCTCGCGCGGCCCCGATGGCGGCTGCTCGCAGGCCGACCTCAAGAGTACCGGCGGCGACGGCCTGTTGTATTGCTTCGCGGCCAACTGA
- the flhB gene encoding flagellar biosynthesis protein FlhB encodes MSDDSDAEKTQDPTQKRLDDAHKRGDVAKSQEVNTWFLIGGATLVLSSFGSSIGSGLQLPMRNLIANSWMIRTDGPGLILLAKSLGSAVFSAMAMPMLFLVIAAVGGNLIQHRFVWSAEGLTPKFSKISPAAGFARIFGKQALANFLKGLFKLIALGAVMCAVLWPERFRLDAMIHFDPSVLLGTSMTLTLQVMGAVVAMLTAVAIGDFFFQYRSWYEKQKMSLQEVKDEHKQSEGDPHIKGKIRQLRHQMMKKRMMAAVPKASVIITNPTHYAVALSYERGMTAPICVAKGVDALALKIREVAGKHDIPIVENVPLARALYATTKIDEAIPTEHYHAVAEIIGYVMGLKRGLDGRRT; translated from the coding sequence ATGTCCGATGACAGCGACGCAGAAAAAACACAGGACCCTACGCAAAAACGGCTCGACGACGCCCATAAACGCGGCGACGTCGCCAAGAGCCAGGAGGTCAACACCTGGTTCCTGATCGGCGGTGCCACCCTTGTGCTGTCGTCGTTCGGCAGCTCGATCGGCAGCGGGCTGCAACTGCCGATGCGCAACCTGATCGCCAATTCCTGGATGATCCGCACCGACGGGCCGGGCCTGATCCTGCTCGCCAAGTCGCTGGGCTCCGCGGTGTTCTCGGCGATGGCCATGCCGATGCTGTTTCTCGTCATCGCGGCGGTCGGTGGCAATCTGATCCAGCATCGCTTCGTCTGGTCGGCCGAGGGGCTGACACCAAAATTCAGCAAGATCTCGCCGGCGGCCGGCTTTGCGCGGATCTTCGGCAAGCAGGCGCTCGCCAACTTCCTGAAAGGCCTTTTCAAGCTGATCGCGCTCGGCGCGGTGATGTGCGCGGTGCTGTGGCCGGAGCGCTTCCGGCTCGACGCGATGATCCACTTCGATCCGTCGGTGCTGCTTGGAACCTCCATGACGCTGACGCTGCAGGTGATGGGCGCCGTGGTGGCGATGCTGACCGCGGTGGCGATCGGCGACTTCTTCTTCCAGTATCGCAGCTGGTACGAGAAGCAGAAGATGTCGCTGCAGGAGGTCAAGGACGAGCACAAGCAGTCCGAAGGCGACCCCCACATCAAGGGCAAGATCCGCCAGTTGCGGCATCAGATGATGAAGAAGCGGATGATGGCCGCGGTGCCGAAGGCCTCCGTGATCATCACCAACCCGACGCATTACGCGGTGGCCTTGTCCTACGAGCGCGGCATGACCGCGCCGATCTGCGTCGCCAAGGGTGTCGATGCGCTGGCGCTGAAGATCCGCGAAGTGGCGGGCAAGCACGACATCCCGATCGTCGAGAACGTTCCGCTGGCGCGCGCGCTGTACGCCACGACGAAGATCGACGAGGCAATTCCGACGGAACATTATCACGCCGTCGCCGAGATCATCGGCTACGTGATGGGGCTGAAACGGGGCCTGGACGGACGCCGGACGTGA
- a CDS encoding DUF6886 family protein gives MQLFHFSDLGNIAVFTPRPVKVATPQPEGREWLSGPLVWAIDDWHAPMYLFPRACPRVFAWPTEATTPPDRQAFNAITSCRMVAHIEKRWFDRLSRAKLFRYTLPADGFEQVGDTDGLWVSREAVTPTDVDRITDIPRALEKAGVELRILPSLQTLQPLWSTSLHVSAIRMHNSGH, from the coding sequence ATGCAACTGTTTCATTTCAGCGATCTCGGCAACATCGCGGTTTTCACGCCGCGGCCGGTGAAGGTAGCGACGCCGCAGCCCGAGGGCCGCGAGTGGCTCAGCGGTCCGCTGGTCTGGGCGATCGACGACTGGCATGCGCCGATGTATCTGTTCCCGCGCGCGTGCCCGCGGGTCTTTGCCTGGCCGACCGAGGCGACCACGCCGCCGGACCGGCAGGCCTTCAACGCCATCACCTCGTGCCGCATGGTGGCGCATATCGAGAAGCGCTGGTTCGACCGGCTGTCGCGCGCCAAGCTGTTTCGCTACACCCTGCCGGCCGACGGCTTCGAACAGGTCGGCGACACCGATGGCCTATGGGTCTCGCGCGAGGCGGTGACGCCGACGGATGTCGATCGCATCACCGACATTCCACGCGCACTTGAAAAGGCCGGCGTGGAGTTGCGCATATTGCCGTCGCTGCAGACCTTGCAGCCGCTGTGGTCGACGTCGTTGCACGTCAGCGCGATCCGGATGCACAACTCCGGGCACTAG
- the cckA gene encoding cell cycle histidine kinase CckA has protein sequence MTVETDHDRQISTTPEPQRRSGSIVLVLVIAAAIIASAVTFMTLGRTQAQPYILGLLALLAMIGLFTLFAFAAGIVRFADRSADDPVMRSVTDHAFDGIAVTDIRGQVVYANAAYLALTGAANVQDARPVERVFIGNPDVSEAVFRLLKAAREGKRQQEEVRVATAAGAPGRWLRMRVRPLGLNKREAKSTVWSVADITRDRERQEDVFQELQHAIEYLDHAPCGFFSVNPKGELVYVNATLANWLDHDLAEIGSGGLKLTDIVSGDGASLLTSIVAVPGEVKTEVFDIDLRMRSGKTMPVRLYHKLAFGADGVPGASRTLVISRARDERSDPQRAAEVRFMRFFDHTPMAIATVDRAGTVVRGNARFAKLAQSLSASGAVNKSILAAVSDRDRGLLIAAIAHAAEGQGDIAPVEALLEGARERWGQFFVTAVEEDERETEAAIVYMLETTERRTLENQINQSQKMDMVGQLAGGIAHDFNNVLSAIMMANDFLLNAHKPTDPSFQDIMQIKQNATRAATLVRQLLAFSRRQTLRPQVLHLGDALSDLTMLLRRLIGEKVNFPGVVHGRDLWPVKADVSQFEQVIVNLAVNARDAMLDGGTLTIRTANVPTEEVERSSYKGMPAGDYVRIDVSDTGTGIPADIVEKIFEPFFSTKEVGKGTGLGLSTVYGIVKQTGGFIYVDSELGKGTTFRIFLPRHHQELEVAPDPAIAIAAAKEAEAKPRADLTGQGTILLVEDEEGLRSLNARGLRSRGYTVVEASNGIEAMEVLEEQNGAVDLVVSDVVMPEMDGPTLLKEMRARNPDLKIIFVSGYAEEAFEKSLPENEQFAFLAKPFALSALIAKVKETMGPG, from the coding sequence ATGACCGTCGAAACCGACCACGACCGCCAGATCTCGACGACCCCTGAGCCGCAGCGACGCAGCGGCAGCATCGTGCTGGTGCTGGTGATCGCCGCGGCGATCATCGCTTCCGCCGTGACCTTCATGACGCTCGGCCGCACCCAGGCGCAGCCCTATATTCTTGGTCTTCTGGCGCTGCTGGCGATGATCGGGCTGTTCACGCTGTTCGCCTTTGCCGCCGGCATCGTGCGCTTCGCCGACCGCTCGGCAGACGATCCGGTGATGCGCTCGGTGACCGACCACGCCTTCGATGGCATCGCAGTGACCGATATCCGCGGTCAGGTCGTCTATGCCAATGCCGCCTATCTGGCGCTGACGGGGGCGGCCAATGTGCAGGACGCCCGCCCGGTCGAGCGGGTGTTCATCGGCAATCCCGACGTCTCCGAGGCGGTGTTCCGGCTGCTCAAGGCGGCGCGCGAGGGCAAGCGCCAGCAGGAAGAGGTCCGCGTCGCCACCGCCGCCGGTGCGCCCGGACGCTGGCTGCGGATGCGGGTCCGCCCGCTCGGCCTGAACAAGCGCGAGGCGAAATCGACCGTATGGTCGGTCGCCGATATCACCCGCGACCGTGAGCGCCAGGAAGACGTCTTCCAGGAATTGCAGCACGCCATCGAATATCTCGACCACGCCCCGTGCGGCTTCTTCTCGGTCAATCCGAAGGGCGAACTGGTCTATGTCAACGCCACTTTGGCGAACTGGCTCGACCATGACCTCGCCGAAATCGGCTCCGGCGGGCTGAAGCTCACGGACATCGTGTCCGGCGACGGCGCCTCGCTCCTGACCTCGATCGTCGCAGTGCCCGGCGAAGTCAAAACCGAAGTGTTCGACATCGACCTGCGGATGCGCAGCGGCAAGACCATGCCGGTGCGGCTCTATCACAAGCTGGCGTTCGGCGCCGACGGCGTGCCCGGCGCGTCGCGTACCCTTGTCATCAGCCGCGCCCGTGACGAGCGTTCCGACCCGCAGCGTGCCGCCGAAGTGCGCTTCATGCGGTTTTTCGACCATACGCCGATGGCCATCGCCACCGTCGACCGCGCCGGCACCGTGGTGCGCGGCAATGCGCGCTTCGCCAAGCTGGCGCAGAGCCTGTCGGCCTCCGGCGCCGTCAACAAGTCGATCCTCGCCGCCGTCTCGGACCGCGACCGCGGGCTGCTGATCGCCGCGATTGCGCATGCCGCCGAAGGGCAGGGCGACATCGCCCCGGTCGAGGCGCTGCTGGAAGGTGCGCGCGAGCGCTGGGGCCAGTTCTTCGTCACTGCGGTGGAGGAGGACGAGCGCGAGACCGAAGCCGCGATCGTCTACATGCTGGAGACCACCGAGCGCCGCACGCTGGAAAACCAGATCAACCAGTCGCAGAAGATGGACATGGTCGGCCAGCTCGCCGGCGGCATCGCCCACGACTTCAACAACGTGCTCTCGGCCATCATGATGGCCAACGACTTCCTGCTGAACGCGCACAAGCCGACCGACCCGTCGTTCCAGGACATCATGCAGATCAAGCAGAACGCGACGCGCGCGGCGACTTTGGTGCGCCAGCTGCTGGCGTTCTCGCGACGCCAGACGCTGCGCCCACAGGTTTTGCACCTCGGCGACGCGCTCTCCGATCTCACCATGCTGCTGCGCCGGCTGATCGGCGAGAAGGTTAACTTCCCCGGCGTCGTCCATGGCCGCGACCTGTGGCCGGTGAAGGCCGACGTCTCGCAATTCGAGCAGGTCATCGTCAATCTCGCGGTCAACGCCCGCGACGCCATGCTGGACGGCGGCACGCTCACCATCCGCACCGCCAACGTGCCGACCGAGGAGGTCGAGCGCTCGTCCTACAAGGGCATGCCGGCCGGCGATTACGTCCGCATCGACGTCAGCGACACCGGCACCGGCATCCCCGCGGATATTGTCGAAAAGATCTTCGAGCCGTTCTTCTCGACCAAGGAAGTCGGCAAGGGCACTGGCCTGGGCCTGTCGACGGTCTACGGCATCGTCAAGCAGACCGGCGGCTTCATTTACGTCGATTCCGAACTCGGCAAGGGCACGACGTTCCGGATCTTCCTGCCGCGCCACCACCAGGAACTCGAAGTCGCGCCCGATCCGGCGATCGCGATCGCCGCCGCCAAGGAAGCCGAGGCCAAGCCGCGCGCCGACCTGACCGGGCAGGGCACCATCCTGCTGGTCGAGGACGAGGAGGGCCTGCGCTCGCTCAACGCCCGCGGCCTGCGCTCGCGCGGCTATACCGTGGTCGAGGCCTCCAACGGCATCGAGGCGATGGAAGTGCTGGAGGAGCAGAACGGCGCGGTGGACCTCGTGGTCTCCGACGTGGTCATGCCCGAGATGGACGGCCCGACGCTGTTAAAGGAAATGCGTGCACGCAATCCGGATCTCAAGATCATCTTCGTCTCCGGCTACGCCGAGGAAGCCTTCGAAAAGAGCCTGCCGGAGAACGAACAGTTCGCGTTCCTGGCCAAGCCCTTCGCGCTGAGCGCGCTGATCGCCAAGGTGAAGGAAACGATGGGGCCGGGGTGA
- a CDS encoding glutathione S-transferase encodes MRYDLYYWPTIQGRGEFVRLALEDAGADYVDVARGDGGTDAMFKMMQAAATPPFAPPFLKAGRLVIAQTANILHYLGPRLDLAPKSEAGQLWLHQLQLTITDFVVEVHDTHHPIGVSLYFEQQRVPARKRTEEFWKERVAKYLGYFEKLLAASKGAWITGRKLTYVDLSLFQIVEGLRYAFPNRMAAFENEIPELIALRDNVAARRNIAAYLASERRIPFNEDGIFRHYRMLDL; translated from the coding sequence ATGCGCTATGATCTGTACTATTGGCCGACCATCCAGGGCCGCGGCGAATTCGTCCGGCTCGCGCTGGAGGACGCCGGGGCGGATTACGTCGACGTCGCACGCGGCGATGGCGGCACCGACGCGATGTTCAAGATGATGCAAGCGGCCGCCACGCCGCCCTTCGCGCCGCCGTTCCTGAAGGCCGGCCGGCTCGTCATCGCCCAGACCGCCAACATCCTGCATTATCTCGGACCGCGCCTCGACCTCGCGCCGAAGTCCGAGGCGGGGCAATTGTGGCTGCACCAGTTGCAGCTCACCATCACCGATTTCGTCGTTGAAGTGCACGACACCCATCACCCGATCGGTGTCTCGTTGTATTTCGAACAGCAGCGCGTCCCGGCGCGCAAGCGCACCGAAGAATTCTGGAAAGAACGGGTCGCGAAATATCTCGGCTATTTCGAGAAGCTGCTGGCAGCGAGCAAAGGCGCCTGGATCACCGGGCGCAAACTGACCTATGTCGATCTGTCGCTGTTCCAGATCGTTGAAGGTCTGCGCTACGCTTTCCCGAACCGGATGGCGGCATTCGAAAACGAGATTCCTGAACTGATCGCCTTGCGCGACAACGTCGCGGCCCGGCGCAATATCGCGGCCTATCTCGCAAGCGAGCGCCGCATCCCGTTCAACGAGGACGGTATCTTCCGACACTACCGGATGCTGGATCTGTGA
- a CDS encoding fumarate hydratase, whose translation MNAPIAIPTPMPVPPYRHTPLFPLGPDTTPYRKISSEGVSVETVLGREMLVVSRAALQMLSEAAFGDINHYLRPGHLAQLRKILDDAEASPNDKFVAFDFLKNANIAAGGVLPMCQDTGTAIIMGKKGFRVLTDGDDEAALAEGARDAYLRRNLRYSQVAPLTMFEEKNTANNMPAQCEIYAEGDDAYKFMFMAKGGGSANKSFLFQATPSVLTHDRMLAFLKEKVMTLGTAACPPYHLAIVIGGTSAELCMKTVKLASARYLDALPTTGSADGHAFRDLAMEQEILKMTQASGVGAQFGGKYFCHDVRVIRLPRHGASLPIGLGVSCSADRQVLGKITRDGVYLEELEHNPAQYLPAVEEALGGDVVKIDLNQPMKDILATLSNYPTKTRLSLTGTMIVARDSAHAKLRERLEKGEPLPDYFKNHPVYYAGPAKTPEGYASGAFGPTTAGRMDSFVDQFQAAGGSMVMVAKGNRAPAVREACKKYGGFYLGSIGGAAANLAEHCIKKVEVVEYPELGMEAIWRIEVEDFPAFIIIDDKGNDFFKELNLG comes from the coding sequence ATGAACGCTCCCATAGCCATCCCGACCCCGATGCCCGTGCCGCCCTACCGGCACACGCCGCTGTTTCCGCTCGGCCCCGACACCACGCCCTATCGCAAGATTTCCAGCGAGGGCGTCAGCGTCGAGACCGTGCTCGGCCGCGAGATGCTGGTGGTGTCGCGCGCGGCGCTGCAGATGCTGTCGGAAGCCGCGTTCGGCGACATCAATCACTATTTGCGGCCCGGCCATCTCGCCCAGTTGCGCAAGATCCTCGACGACGCCGAGGCCTCGCCGAACGACAAGTTCGTCGCTTTCGACTTCCTGAAGAACGCGAACATTGCCGCCGGCGGCGTGCTGCCGATGTGCCAGGACACCGGCACGGCGATCATCATGGGCAAGAAGGGTTTTCGCGTCCTCACCGATGGCGACGACGAGGCCGCCTTGGCCGAAGGCGCCCGCGACGCCTATCTGCGCCGGAACCTGCGCTACTCGCAGGTAGCACCCTTGACGATGTTCGAGGAAAAGAACACCGCCAACAACATGCCGGCGCAGTGCGAGATCTATGCCGAGGGCGATGACGCTTACAAGTTCATGTTCATGGCCAAGGGCGGCGGCTCCGCCAACAAGAGCTTCCTGTTCCAGGCGACGCCCTCGGTGCTGACCCACGACCGCATGCTGGCGTTTCTGAAAGAGAAGGTGATGACGCTCGGCACCGCGGCGTGCCCGCCCTATCACCTCGCCATCGTGATCGGCGGCACCTCGGCCGAATTGTGCATGAAGACCGTGAAGCTCGCCTCGGCTAGATATCTCGACGCGCTGCCGACCACCGGTTCGGCCGATGGCCATGCCTTCCGCGACCTGGCGATGGAGCAGGAAATCCTCAAGATGACGCAGGCCTCCGGCGTCGGCGCGCAGTTCGGCGGCAAGTATTTCTGCCACGACGTGCGCGTGATCCGGCTGCCGCGCCATGGCGCGTCCTTGCCGATCGGGCTCGGCGTGTCGTGTTCGGCCGATCGCCAGGTGCTCGGCAAGATCACCCGCGACGGCGTCTATCTCGAAGAACTCGAGCACAACCCCGCGCAATACCTGCCCGCGGTGGAAGAGGCGCTGGGCGGCGATGTCGTCAAGATCGACCTCAACCAGCCGATGAAGGACATTCTCGCCACGTTGTCGAACTATCCGACCAAGACGCGGCTGTCGCTGACCGGCACCATGATCGTGGCGCGCGATTCGGCGCATGCCAAATTGCGCGAGCGGCTGGAGAAGGGCGAACCGCTGCCGGACTACTTCAAGAACCATCCGGTGTACTACGCCGGCCCCGCCAAGACGCCGGAAGGCTATGCCTCCGGCGCGTTCGGCCCGACCACCGCAGGCCGCATGGATTCGTTCGTCGACCAGTTCCAGGCGGCTGGCGGCTCGATGGTGATGGTCGCCAAGGGCAACCGCGCGCCTGCGGTGCGCGAGGCCTGCAAGAAGTATGGCGGCTTCTATCTCGGCTCGATCGGCGGTGCGGCGGCGAATCTCGCCGAGCACTGCATCAAGAAGGTCGAGGTGGTGGAATATCCCGAGCTCGGCATGGAAGCGATCTGGCGCATCGAGGTGGAGGACTTCCCGGCCTTCATCATCATTGATGACAAGGGCAACGACTTCTTCAAGGAATTGAATTTGGGCTGA
- a CDS encoding Tim44 domain-containing protein has product MNFTIRARGLVKTMAVVLSVAMPLMLAVSAADARVGGGGSSGSRGTRTFSQPPSTSTAPNTAQPFNRTMTQPGSPGMAGPAAAGAAAKGGFFNRPGMGMLGGLAAGFLGAGLLGMLFGGGMFSGLGGISSIIGLLLQVGLVIIVVRLAMSWWQRRNANQTASAYAGPANGPDVGPGQNAQTYARTGTGFGIGANAAPLEIVPADYEAFEKLLSDVQAAWSDEDVAKLHTLATPEMVSYFTKDLEENKAKNDINKVSNVKLLQGDLSESWREGETDYASVAMRFALVDKTLERGTQRLVAGSETPIEATEIWTFVRPKGSNWELSAIQQA; this is encoded by the coding sequence ATGAATTTCACCATCCGTGCACGCGGCCTCGTCAAGACGATGGCCGTCGTCCTGTCGGTGGCGATGCCGTTGATGCTCGCAGTCTCGGCTGCCGACGCCCGCGTCGGCGGCGGCGGCTCGTCGGGTTCGCGCGGCACGCGCACCTTTTCGCAGCCGCCCAGCACCTCGACCGCGCCGAATACCGCGCAGCCGTTCAACCGCACCATGACCCAGCCGGGCTCGCCCGGGATGGCAGGCCCCGCTGCGGCAGGTGCTGCCGCCAAGGGCGGCTTCTTCAACCGTCCGGGCATGGGCATGCTCGGTGGCCTTGCCGCCGGCTTCCTTGGCGCCGGCCTGCTCGGCATGCTGTTCGGAGGCGGGATGTTCTCCGGCCTCGGCGGTATTTCGTCGATCATCGGCCTGTTGCTGCAGGTCGGCCTCGTGATCATCGTGGTCCGCCTGGCGATGTCCTGGTGGCAGCGTCGCAATGCCAACCAGACCGCGTCGGCCTATGCCGGTCCGGCCAATGGTCCTGACGTCGGCCCGGGCCAGAATGCCCAGACCTACGCCCGCACCGGGACCGGTTTCGGCATCGGCGCCAATGCCGCCCCGCTGGAAATCGTGCCGGCCGACTATGAAGCTTTCGAGAAGCTCCTGAGCGACGTTCAGGCGGCCTGGTCGGACGAGGACGTGGCCAAGCTGCACACGCTGGCGACGCCGGAAATGGTCTCGTACTTCACCAAGGATCTCGAAGAGAACAAGGCGAAGAACGACATCAACAAGGTGTCGAACGTCAAGCTTCTGCAGGGCGACCTGTCCGAATCCTGGCGCGAAGGCGAGACCGATTACGCCTCCGTCGCGATGCGCTTCGCGCTGGTCGACAAGACGCTGGAGCGCGGCACCCAGCGCCTCGTGGCCGGCAGCGAAACCCCGATCGAAGCCACCGAAATCTGGACCTTCGTCCGGCCGAAGGGCTCGAACTGGGAACTGTCGGCGATCCAGCAGGCGTAA